In the genome of Streptococcus oralis, one region contains:
- the yidD gene encoding membrane protein insertion efficiency factor YidD — protein sequence MKRILIAPVRFYQRFISPAFPPSCRFEPTCSNYMIQAIEKHGFKGVLMGLARIFRCHPWSPIGKDPVPDHFSLKRNQEKK from the coding sequence ATGAAACGAATCTTAATAGCGCCAGTACGCTTTTACCAACGTTTTATCTCACCAGCCTTTCCCCCCTCTTGTCGCTTTGAGCCGACTTGTTCCAACTATATGATTCAGGCTATTGAAAAGCATGGTTTCAAGGGTGTTCTGATGGGCTTGGCTCGAATTTTCCGATGCCATCCTTGGTCGCCAATAGGAAAAGATCCCGTCCCAGACCATTTTTCTCTCAAACGAAATCAAGAAAAAAAATAA
- the pepA gene encoding glutamyl aminopeptidase yields the protein MTTLFSKIKEVTEIPAISGHEAPVRTYLREKLTPHVDEVVTDGLGGIFGIKHSEAADAPRILVASHMDEVGFMVSEIKPDGTFRVVEIGGWNPMVVSSQRFKLFTRDGREIPVISGSVPPHLTRGTGGPSMPAIADIIFDGGFSDKAEAESFGIRPGDTVVPDSSAILTANEKNIISKAWDNRYGVLMVSELAEALSGQKLGNELYLGSNVQEEVGLRGAHTSTTKFDPEVFLAVDCSPAGDVYGGQGKIGDGTLIRFYDPGHLLLPGMKDFLLTTAEEAGIKYQYYCGKGGTDAGAAHLKNGGVPSTTIGVCARYIHSHQTLYAMDDFLEAQAFLQALVKKLDRSTVDLIKNY from the coding sequence ATGACAACATTATTTTCAAAAATAAAAGAAGTAACAGAAATCCCTGCGATCTCAGGTCATGAGGCACCTGTCCGGACTTATCTTCGTGAAAAGTTGACACCGCACGTAGATGAAGTGGTGACAGATGGTCTGGGCGGTATTTTTGGAATTAAACATTCAGAAGCTGCGGATGCACCACGCATCTTGGTCGCTTCTCATATGGACGAAGTTGGTTTTATGGTTAGTGAGATTAAGCCAGATGGTACCTTCCGTGTCGTTGAAATCGGTGGCTGGAACCCTATGGTGGTCAGCAGCCAACGCTTTAAACTCTTTACTCGTGATGGTCGTGAAATTCCTGTGATTTCGGGTTCTGTCCCTCCACATTTGACACGTGGAACAGGTGGACCAAGCATGCCAGCTATTGCAGATATCATTTTTGATGGTGGCTTTTCGGATAAGGCCGAGGCAGAAAGTTTTGGAATCCGTCCTGGTGATACCGTCGTACCAGATAGCTCAGCGATCTTGACAGCCAATGAAAAAAATATCATCTCAAAAGCTTGGGACAACCGCTATGGTGTCCTCATGGTAAGCGAGCTAGCTGAAGCTTTATCAGGTCAAAAACTGGGAAATGAACTCTATCTTGGTTCTAATGTCCAAGAAGAAGTTGGTCTCCGTGGGGCTCATACTTCTACAACTAAGTTTGATCCAGAAGTTTTCCTAGCCGTTGACTGTTCACCTGCTGGTGATGTTTATGGTGGCCAAGGCAAGATTGGGGATGGAACCTTGATTCGTTTCTATGATCCAGGTCACTTGCTTCTCCCAGGTATGAAGGATTTCCTTTTGACAACGGCTGAAGAAGCTGGCATCAAGTACCAATACTACTGTGGAAAAGGTGGAACAGACGCTGGAGCAGCTCATCTGAAAAATGGTGGTGTCCCATCTACAACTATCGGTGTCTGTGCCCGTTATATCCATTCTCACCAAACTCTCTACGCGATGGATGACTTCCTAGAAGCCCAAGCTTTCTTGCAAGCCTTGGTGAAAAAATTGGACCGTTCAACGGTTGATTTGATTAAAAATTATTAA
- the xerD gene encoding site-specific tyrosine recombinase XerD, with translation MRDSISAFLEKKQGLSANSKQSYRYDLEQFLDMVGERVSETSLKIYQAQLANLKMSAQKRKLSACNQFLYFLYQRGEVDSFYRLELAKQAEKKTEKPALLDLESFWQESDYPEGRLIALLILEMGLLPSEILVLKVADINLDFQVLRISKASQQRIVTIPTTLTPELEPLMGQTYLFERSGKTYSRQWAFRQLESFVKEKGFPTLSAQALREQFILRQIENKVDLYEIAKKLGLKTVLTLEKYR, from the coding sequence ATGAGAGATAGCATTTCAGCCTTCTTAGAAAAAAAGCAGGGCTTGTCTGCTAATTCAAAGCAGTCTTATAGGTATGATTTGGAGCAATTTTTAGATATGGTAGGGGAGCGGGTCTCTGAGACCAGTCTCAAGATTTACCAAGCACAGCTAGCCAATCTAAAAATGAGTGCCCAGAAGCGAAAACTTTCGGCCTGTAATCAATTTCTTTACTTTCTCTATCAAAGAGGAGAGGTGGACAGTTTTTACCGCTTGGAATTAGCCAAACAAGCTGAAAAGAAGACCGAAAAGCCAGCACTGTTAGACCTGGAGTCTTTTTGGCAGGAAAGTGACTATCCAGAAGGACGCTTGATAGCGCTCTTAATCCTAGAAATGGGACTCTTGCCAAGTGAGATTTTAGTCCTTAAGGTTGCAGATATCAATCTGGATTTTCAGGTGTTGCGAATCAGCAAGGCTTCCCAACAGAGGATTGTCACCATACCCACGACCTTGACTCCAGAATTGGAACCCTTGATGGGGCAGACCTATCTCTTTGAAAGGAGTGGGAAAACCTATTCTCGTCAGTGGGCCTTTCGTCAGCTGGAGTCCTTTGTCAAGGAGAAAGGTTTCCCCACCTTATCCGCTCAAGCCTTGCGGGAACAGTTCATTCTAAGACAAATAGAAAACAAGGTCGATTTGTACGAAATTGCAAAAAAATTAGGATTAAAAACAGTACTGACCTTAGAAAAATATAGATAA
- a CDS encoding metallophosphoesterase, whose protein sequence is MAKQTIIVMSDSHGDSLIVEEIRDRYLGKVDAIFHDGDSELRPDSPLWEGIHVVKGNMDFYAGYPERLVTQLGPTKIIQTHGHLFDINFNFQKLDYWAQEEEADICLYGHLHVPNAWMEGKTLFLNPGSISQPRGTIRECLYARVEIDDSYFKVDFLTRDHEIYPGLSREFAR, encoded by the coding sequence ATGGCAAAGCAAACCATCATTGTAATGAGTGACTCCCACGGAGATAGCTTGATTGTGGAAGAAATCCGTGACCGCTATCTGGGTAAAGTTGATGCCATTTTTCACGATGGTGACTCAGAACTCCGTCCAGACTCTCCGCTTTGGGAAGGCATCCATGTCGTCAAAGGAAATATGGACTTTTATGCTGGCTACCCAGAACGTTTGGTGACTCAACTTGGTCCGACCAAGATCATCCAGACTCACGGACACTTATTTGATATCAATTTCAACTTTCAAAAGTTGGACTACTGGGCTCAGGAAGAAGAAGCGGACATCTGTCTCTATGGTCACTTGCATGTCCCAAATGCTTGGATGGAAGGAAAGACTCTTTTTCTAAATCCAGGTTCCATCAGCCAACCACGAGGCACTATTAGAGAATGTCTCTATGCCCGTGTGGAGATTGATGACAGCTATTTCAAAGTAGACTTTTTGACACGTGATCATGAGATTTATCCAGGCTTGTCCAGGGAGTTTGCTCGATGA
- a CDS encoding iron chelate uptake ABC transporter family permease subunit, which translates to MQSKSKHVKLFCLLIILAIGACLLYFWPITNLSAFAWKLRSQKIIVYLLVAIATGISTISFQTLTENRFLTPSILGIESFYVLLQTLLLIFESKFLQLGKSPILEFLVLLLVQSLFFLALQGYLKRLMKQDLVFILLICLALGSLFRNISTFLQVLMDPNEYDKLQNSLFASFQHLNTSILAIGSLIILALTIFFFRKVVILDVLHLQRETAQILGLDIEKEQRELLWGIVLLTSTATALVGPMAFFGFMLANLTYLIVKDYRHKLLFIVAILIGFISLTLGQALIERVFALEIRISMIIESVGGFLFFILLYRRARR; encoded by the coding sequence ATGCAGTCTAAAAGCAAACATGTGAAACTCTTCTGCCTTCTCATTATTCTGGCCATTGGAGCTTGTCTCCTCTACTTTTGGCCTATCACTAACCTGTCTGCCTTTGCCTGGAAGCTGCGTTCCCAAAAAATCATCGTTTATCTCTTGGTAGCCATCGCGACAGGGATTTCGACCATCAGTTTTCAAACCCTGACGGAAAATCGCTTTCTGACGCCAAGTATTTTGGGAATCGAATCCTTCTATGTCTTGCTACAGACCCTGCTGCTGATATTTGAAAGCAAATTTCTACAGCTTGGAAAGTCTCCTATCTTAGAATTTCTAGTCTTGCTTCTTGTTCAATCCCTCTTCTTTCTCGCCTTACAAGGCTACTTGAAGAGACTGATGAAGCAAGATCTGGTCTTCATCCTGCTGATCTGTCTAGCACTCGGAAGTCTCTTTCGAAATATCAGTACCTTCCTTCAGGTCCTAATGGATCCAAATGAATACGATAAACTGCAGAACAGTCTCTTTGCTTCCTTTCAACATCTCAACACTTCCATCCTAGCCATCGGTTCTCTGATCATCCTCGCCTTAACAATCTTTTTCTTCCGAAAAGTAGTCATTCTGGATGTCTTGCACCTGCAAAGAGAAACAGCTCAGATATTGGGACTCGATATTGAAAAAGAACAGAGAGAACTCCTCTGGGGTATCGTGCTTTTGACCTCAACAGCCACTGCCTTGGTAGGGCCTATGGCCTTCTTCGGCTTTATGCTAGCCAATCTCACTTACCTGATTGTCAAAGATTATCGGCACAAATTGCTCTTTATCGTAGCCATTCTGATTGGATTTATTAGTTTGACCTTGGGGCAAGCCCTCATCGAACGAGTCTTTGCTCTGGAAATTCGCATCAGCATGATCATCGAGAGTGTGGGTGGTTTCTTATTCTTTATCTTACTATATAGGAGGGCGCGTCGGTGA
- a CDS encoding ABC transporter ATP-binding protein, with product MKLENIDKSIQKQDILQDISLEVSPQKLTAFIGPNGAGKSTLLSIMSRLTKKDQGILSIKGREIESWNSQELAKELTILKQKINYQAKLTVEELVSFGRFPYSRGRLKAEDWEKIRETLDYLELTNLKDRYIDSLSGGQLQRVFIAMVLAQDTDFILLDEPLNNLDIKQSVSMMQILRRLVEELGKTIIIVLHDINMASQYADEIVAFKDGQVFCKGTTAQIMQADLLSQLYEIPITLADINGKKICIYS from the coding sequence GTGAAACTGGAAAACATTGACAAATCCATTCAAAAACAGGATATTTTGCAAGACATTTCCCTTGAAGTCAGTCCTCAGAAACTGACAGCCTTCATTGGTCCAAATGGTGCTGGAAAATCAACCCTTCTCTCCATCATGAGCAGACTGACCAAGAAAGATCAGGGAATCCTCAGTATCAAAGGCCGTGAAATCGAGAGTTGGAATTCGCAAGAACTAGCCAAAGAGCTCACCATCCTAAAGCAGAAAATCAATTACCAAGCCAAATTGACCGTTGAAGAACTGGTCAGTTTTGGACGTTTTCCCTACAGCCGTGGCCGACTGAAGGCAGAAGACTGGGAAAAAATCCGAGAAACTCTAGACTATCTGGAACTGACAAACTTAAAAGACCGCTACATCGATAGTCTGTCTGGCGGACAGCTCCAACGTGTCTTTATCGCTATGGTACTGGCTCAGGATACGGACTTTATCTTGCTAGACGAACCACTCAACAACCTCGATATCAAGCAAAGCGTCAGCATGATGCAGATTCTTCGGCGACTGGTGGAAGAACTAGGCAAGACCATTATCATCGTCCTCCACGATATCAACATGGCTAGCCAGTATGCGGATGAAATTGTTGCCTTCAAGGACGGTCAAGTCTTTTGCAAGGGAACGACTGCTCAAATCATGCAGGCTGACCTGCTCAGTCAACTCTATGAGATTCCCATCACGCTGGCGGATATCAATGGCAAAAAGATCTGTATCTATAGCTAG
- a CDS encoding siderophore ABC transporter substrate-binding protein, whose protein sequence is MKTSLKLYLTALAASFLLLLGACSTTKTTKQTETSSSAPTEITIKSSLDEVKLSKVPEKIVTFDLGAADTIRALGFEKNIVGMPTKTVPTYLKDLAGNVNNVGSMVEPDLEAIAALEPDLIIASPRTQKFVDKFKEIAPTVLFQASKDDYWTSTKANIESLASAFGETGTQKAKEELANLDKSIQEVATKNESSDKKALAILLNEGKMAAFGAQSRFSFLYQTLKFKPTDTKFEDSRHGQEVSFESVKEINPDILFVINRTLAIGGDNSSNDGVLENALIAETPAAKNGKIIQLTPDLWYLSGSGLESTKLMIEDAQKALK, encoded by the coding sequence ATGAAAACATCCCTTAAACTTTATCTCACTGCCCTAGCAGCCAGCTTCTTGCTCTTACTTGGTGCATGTAGTACAACTAAAACTACGAAGCAAACAGAGACAAGTAGCTCTGCTCCAACAGAGATAACTATTAAAAGTTCACTAGACGAGGTCAAACTTTCAAAGGTTCCTGAAAAGATTGTGACCTTTGATCTCGGTGCTGCGGATACTATTCGCGCTTTAGGTTTTGAAAAGAACATCGTCGGAATGCCTACAAAAACTGTTCCGACTTACCTAAAAGATCTTGCAGGAAATGTCAACAATGTGGGTTCCATGGTTGAACCAGACCTAGAAGCCATTGCTGCTCTTGAACCAGACCTAATTATCGCTTCACCACGTACTCAAAAATTCGTAGACAAGTTCAAAGAAATTGCTCCAACCGTGCTCTTCCAAGCAAGTAAGGACGACTACTGGACTTCTACTAAGGCCAATATCGAATCCCTAGCAAGTGCCTTCGGTGAAACTGGTACACAGAAAGCCAAAGAAGAATTAGCTAATCTAGATAAGAGTATCCAAGAAGTCGCAACTAAGAATGAAAGTTCTGACAAAAAAGCCCTTGCCATCCTCCTCAATGAAGGAAAAATGGCTGCCTTTGGTGCCCAATCTCGTTTCTCTTTCTTGTACCAAACCTTGAAATTCAAGCCAACAGACACCAAATTTGAAGACTCTCGCCACGGACAGGAAGTCAGCTTTGAAAGTGTCAAAGAAATCAACCCTGACATCCTCTTTGTCATCAACCGTACCCTTGCCATCGGTGGGGACAACTCAAGTAACGATGGCGTCCTAGAAAATGCCCTCATCGCTGAAACTCCTGCCGCTAAAAATGGTAAAATTATCCAACTAACACCAGACCTCTGGTATCTAAGTGGTAGCGGGCTTGAATCAACTAAACTCATGATTGAAGACGCACAAAAAGCTTTGAAATAA
- the scpB gene encoding SMC-Scp complex subunit ScpB, translated as MSTLAEIEALLFVAGEDGIRVRQLAELLSLPPTGIQQSLEKLTQKYEEDQESSLSLIETGGAYRLVTKPQFAEILKEYSKAPINQSLSRAALETLSIIAYKQPITRIEIDAIRGVNSSGALAKLQAFELIREDGKKEVLGRPNLYVTTDYFLDYMGINHLEELPVIDELEIQAQESQLFGERIEEDENQ; from the coding sequence ATGAGTACTTTAGCAGAAATAGAAGCACTCTTGTTTGTAGCAGGTGAAGATGGGATTCGGGTCCGTCAGTTGGCTGAACTCCTATCGCTTCCCCCGACAGGCATCCAACAGAGTTTAGAAAAATTAACCCAAAAGTATGAAGAAGACCAAGAGTCGAGCTTGTCCCTGATCGAGACAGGTGGTGCTTACAGATTGGTCACCAAGCCTCAATTTGCAGAGATTTTGAAGGAATACTCCAAGGCGCCTATCAACCAGAGTTTGTCTCGGGCTGCTCTTGAGACCTTGTCCATCATTGCCTACAAGCAACCTATCACGCGGATAGAAATTGATGCTATTCGTGGGGTCAACTCGAGTGGAGCCTTGGCAAAGTTGCAGGCTTTTGAATTGATAAGAGAAGATGGAAAAAAAGAAGTTCTTGGGCGACCAAACCTCTATGTGACTACGGATTATTTCCTAGATTACATGGGGATTAACCATTTGGAAGAATTACCAGTGATTGATGAGCTTGAGATTCAAGCCCAAGAAAGCCAATTATTTGGTGAAAGGATAGAAGAAGATGAGAATCAATAA
- a CDS encoding segregation/condensation protein A, translating to MDIKLKDFEGPLDLLLHLVSRYQMDIYDVPITEVIEQYLAYVSTLQAMRLEVTGEYMVMASQLMLIKSRKLLPKVAEVTDLEDDLEQDLLSQIEEYRKFKLLGEHLEAKHQDRAQYYSKAPTELIYEDAELVHDKTTIDLFLAFSNILAKKKEEFAQNHTTILRDEYKIEDMMVIVKESLTGRDQLRLQDLFKEAQNVQEVITLFLATLELIKTQELILVQEESFGDIYLMEKKEESQEAQS from the coding sequence ATGGATATTAAATTAAAAGATTTTGAAGGGCCCCTGGACCTGCTCTTGCACTTGGTTTCTAGGTACCAGATGGATATCTACGATGTGCCCATTACGGAAGTTATCGAACAGTATCTAGCCTATGTCTCAACCTTGCAGGCCATGCGTCTGGAAGTAACGGGCGAGTATATGGTTATGGCCAGTCAGCTCATGCTGATCAAGAGCCGCAAGCTCTTGCCAAAGGTAGCAGAAGTGACAGACTTAGAGGATGACCTGGAACAAGACCTTCTCTCTCAAATCGAAGAATACCGCAAGTTCAAGCTCTTGGGTGAGCACTTGGAGGCTAAGCACCAAGATCGGGCCCAGTACTATTCCAAAGCGCCAACAGAGTTGATCTACGAAGATGCGGAGCTTGTGCATGACAAGACGACCATTGACCTCTTTTTGGCTTTTTCAAATATCCTAGCCAAGAAAAAAGAGGAATTTGCTCAGAATCATACAACTATCTTGCGAGATGAATATAAGATTGAGGACATGATGGTCATCGTAAAAGAGTCCTTGACTGGACGAGACCAGTTGCGCTTGCAGGATTTGTTCAAGGAAGCCCAGAATGTCCAAGAGGTTATTACCCTCTTTTTGGCGACCCTAGAGTTAATCAAAACCCAGGAACTGATCCTCGTGCAAGAGGAGAGTTTCGGAGATATCTATCTCATGGAAAAGAAGGAAGAAAGTCAAGAGGCACAAAGCTAG
- a CDS encoding ABC transporter permease, which yields MKLSHFLTGLLLLLVFLSISIGTSDFSWEKFFAFDQQTWLLFQESRLPRTISILLAASSMSIAGLLMQTITQNQFAAPSTVGTTEAAKLGMVLSLFVFPSATLTQKMLFAFVSSIVFTLFFLAFMTIFSVKERWMLPLIGIIYSGIIGSVTEVIAYRFNLVQSMTAWTQGSFSMIQTNQYEWLFLALLILIAVWKLSQTFTIMNLGKEASESLGISYSLLEKLALFLVALTTSVTMITVGALPFLGVIVPNLVRKRYGDNLSQTKLMVALVGANLVLVCDILSRVLIRPYELSVSLLLGIIGSLVFILLLWRGERKDAV from the coding sequence ATGAAACTCTCTCATTTTTTAACTGGCTTACTTCTACTCCTGGTCTTTCTCTCCATCAGCATTGGAACCAGTGATTTTTCTTGGGAGAAATTTTTTGCTTTCGACCAGCAGACCTGGCTTCTCTTTCAAGAGTCGCGTCTTCCAAGGACCATCAGTATTCTCCTTGCAGCCTCTAGTATGAGCATAGCAGGGCTCCTCATGCAGACCATTACTCAAAATCAATTTGCTGCACCGAGTACAGTTGGAACCACTGAAGCCGCCAAACTGGGAATGGTGCTGAGCCTCTTTGTCTTTCCGTCTGCGACTCTGACCCAAAAGATGCTCTTTGCTTTTGTTTCATCCATCGTATTTACCCTCTTCTTTCTGGCCTTTATGACTATTTTTTCTGTAAAGGAAAGGTGGATGTTGCCTCTGATTGGAATTATCTATAGCGGGATTATTGGTTCCGTGACAGAAGTTATCGCTTATCGTTTCAATCTGGTTCAGAGTATGACCGCTTGGACTCAGGGCTCCTTCTCCATGATTCAGACAAATCAGTATGAGTGGCTCTTCTTAGCTCTACTGATCCTGATTGCCGTTTGGAAATTGTCCCAAACCTTCACCATCATGAATCTAGGAAAAGAAGCTAGCGAGAGTTTGGGCATTTCTTACTCCCTACTTGAAAAACTGGCCCTCTTTCTAGTGGCACTAACGACAAGTGTCACCATGATTACCGTGGGTGCCTTGCCATTTCTCGGGGTCATCGTTCCCAATCTTGTCCGCAAGCGCTATGGAGATAATCTGAGCCAAACCAAACTCATGGTCGCTCTGGTCGGAGCCAATCTGGTTCTGGTCTGCGACATCCTCTCTCGAGTCTTGATTCGGCCCTATGAGCTGTCTGTCAGTCTCCTGCTAGGAATCATCGGTAGCCTCGTCTTTATCCTACTTCTCTGGAGAGGGGAGCGAAAAGATGCAGTCTAA
- a CDS encoding bacteriocin immunity protein, producing MAEPNLESLIRDLYNHARQGLSEDLVAALLETAKKLPTTNEQLLAVRLSGLVNRELLINPKHPEPELINLARFIKREEAKYRGTAISAIMFGELFKML from the coding sequence ATGGCAGAACCAAACCTAGAAAGCCTTATAAGAGATCTCTATAACCATGCTCGTCAGGGCTTGAGTGAAGATTTAGTTGCTGCTCTCCTAGAGACTGCTAAAAAACTACCCACTACAAATGAGCAATTACTAGCAGTCCGACTCTCAGGACTTGTCAATCGCGAATTGCTCATCAATCCCAAACACCCAGAACCTGAATTGATCAACTTGGCGCGCTTTATCAAAAGAGAAGAGGCCAAGTACAGGGGCACTGCAATTTCTGCTATTATGTTTGGTGAACTCTTTAAAATGCTTTGA
- the cbpB gene encoding cyclic-di-AMP-binding protein CbpB produces MIAKEFEAFLLEQEETFLTPAENLAALIDTHNADHAILVLSQITYTRIPVVTFDKRFVGTIGLRDILAYQMEQGLTDEQMAKTDIVNMTKTDVAVVAPDYNITEVLHKLVDEPFLPVVDDEGIFQGIITRKSILKAVNALLHDFSKEYEIRCK; encoded by the coding sequence ATGATTGCCAAGGAATTTGAAGCATTTTTATTGGAGCAGGAAGAGACTTTTCTTACCCCCGCTGAGAATCTAGCAGCCTTGATTGATACCCATAATGCTGATCATGCGATTTTAGTGTTGAGCCAAATCACTTATACCCGTATCCCTGTTGTGACCTTTGATAAACGCTTTGTCGGGACTATTGGTCTGAGAGACATTTTGGCTTATCAAATGGAGCAAGGTTTGACGGATGAGCAGATGGCAAAGACAGACATCGTCAATATGACTAAGACAGATGTGGCAGTCGTCGCTCCAGACTATAACATCACAGAGGTCCTCCATAAACTGGTGGATGAACCTTTCTTGCCAGTGGTAGATGATGAAGGGATTTTTCAAGGAATCATCACGCGCAAGTCCATCCTCAAGGCAGTCAATGCCCTCTTGCATGACTTTAGTAAGGAATATGAGATTCGATGCAAATGA
- a CDS encoding pseudouridine synthase gives MRINKYIAHAGVASRRKAEELIKQGLVTVNGQVVRELATTIKSGDKVEVEGQPIYNEEKVYYLLNKPRGVISSVTDDKGRKTVVDLLPNVKERIYPVGRLDWDTSGVLILTNDGDFTDEMIHPRNEIDKVYVARVKGVANKDNLRPLTRGLEIDGKKTKPAVYEILKVDPVKNRSVVQLTIHEGRNHQVKKMFEAVGLQVDKLSRTRFGHLDLTGLRPGESRRLNKKEISQLHTMAVTKK, from the coding sequence ATGAGAATCAATAAATATATTGCCCACGCAGGTGTGGCCAGTAGGAGAAAAGCAGAAGAACTAATCAAGCAAGGCTTGGTGACGGTTAACGGCCAAGTGGTGCGTGAACTCGCAACGACCATCAAGTCTGGAGATAAGGTCGAAGTGGAAGGTCAGCCCATCTACAACGAAGAAAAGGTTTACTATCTGCTTAACAAACCACGTGGAGTGATTTCCAGTGTGACAGATGACAAGGGCCGCAAGACTGTTGTGGACCTCTTGCCCAATGTTAAAGAACGCATTTACCCTGTGGGACGTTTGGACTGGGATACATCAGGGGTTTTGATTTTGACCAATGATGGGGACTTTACGGATGAGATGATTCACCCCCGTAATGAGATTGACAAGGTCTATGTTGCGCGTGTTAAAGGTGTGGCTAATAAGGACAATCTCCGCCCCTTGACCCGCGGTCTTGAGATTGATGGCAAGAAAACCAAGCCAGCTGTTTATGAAATTCTCAAAGTGGATCCAGTCAAAAACCGCTCTGTGGTACAGTTGACTATCCATGAAGGGCGTAACCATCAGGTTAAAAAGATGTTTGAAGCCGTCGGTCTTCAAGTTGATAAACTGTCTCGGACACGTTTCGGACACCTAGACTTGACAGGTCTTCGTCCAGGAGAATCCCGTCGCCTTAATAAAAAAGAAATCAGCCAACTACACACCATGGCTGTAACCAAGAAATAA
- a CDS encoding nucleoside-triphosphate diphosphatase, with the protein MAGKRDSCGACNIMTNKIYEYKDDQDWYVGVWDVYGGIYSLIKDPLELDFMDLARIFRDEENGFPITITVMRWSSNFRLLSFIVEILNAEAGRNLEVIQRQGALLLVENGQLLHVELPKEGVDVEVFFETSKVRETLLIATRNEGKTKEFRAIFDKLGYDVENLNDYPDLPEVAETGMTFEENARLKAETISQLTGKMVLADDSGLKVDVLGGLPGVWSARFAGVGATDRENNAKLLHELAMVFDLKDRSAQFHTTLVVASPNKESLVVEADWPGYINFEPKGENGFGYDPLFLVGETGKSSAELTLEEKNSQSHRALAVKKLLEVFPSWQSKPSL; encoded by the coding sequence ATGGCTGGAAAAAGAGATTCATGTGGAGCATGTAACATTATGACAAACAAAATTTATGAATACAAGGACGACCAGGACTGGTATGTCGGTGTCTGGGATGTCTATGGAGGCATCTACAGCCTCATCAAAGATCCTCTTGAGCTTGATTTTATGGATTTGGCGCGGATTTTTCGTGATGAGGAAAACGGCTTTCCAATTACGATAACGGTGATGCGCTGGTCTTCTAACTTCCGTCTGCTCTCCTTTATCGTTGAGATTTTAAATGCAGAAGCAGGACGTAACTTGGAAGTCATCCAACGTCAGGGAGCCCTGCTCTTGGTTGAAAATGGGCAACTCCTGCATGTAGAATTGCCTAAAGAAGGTGTTGATGTAGAAGTCTTCTTTGAAACTAGCAAGGTTAGAGAAACCTTGTTGATAGCGACTCGAAACGAAGGCAAGACCAAGGAGTTCCGAGCAATCTTTGACAAACTAGGCTATGATGTGGAAAATCTCAATGACTATCCAGATTTACCTGAAGTAGCTGAAACAGGCATGACCTTTGAAGAAAATGCCCGCCTCAAAGCAGAAACCATTTCCCAATTAACAGGCAAGATGGTTCTAGCAGATGACTCAGGTCTCAAAGTCGATGTCCTTGGTGGCTTGCCAGGTGTCTGGTCAGCCCGTTTTGCAGGAGTCGGCGCCACTGACCGTGAAAATAATGCCAAGCTCTTGCACGAATTGGCCATGGTCTTTGATCTCAAGGACCGTTCGGCTCAGTTCCACACAACCCTAGTTGTAGCCAGTCCAAATAAGGAAAGTTTGGTTGTTGAAGCTGACTGGCCAGGCTACATTAATTTTGAACCTAAGGGTGAAAATGGTTTTGGCTATGATCCCCTCTTCCTTGTAGGAGAGACAGGTAAATCATCAGCCGAATTAACCCTTGAAGAAAAAAATAGCCAATCCCACCGTGCCTTAGCCGTTAAGAAACTTTTGGAGGTATTTCCATCATGGCAAAGCAAACCATCATTGTAA